A window of Polyodon spathula isolate WHYD16114869_AA chromosome 30, ASM1765450v1, whole genome shotgun sequence contains these coding sequences:
- the sim2 gene encoding single-minded homolog 2: MKEKSKNAAKTRREKENGEFYELAKLLPLPSAITSQLDKASIIRLTTSYLKMRAVFPEGLGDAWGQPSRTSPLDNMAKELGSHLLQTLDGFVFVVASDGKIMYISETASVHLGLSQVELTGNSIYEYIHPSDHDEMTAVLTAHQPLHPHLLQEYEMERSFFLRMKCVLAKRNAGLTSGGYKVIHCSGYLKIRQYLMDMSLYDSCYQIVGLVAVGHSLPPSAITEIKLHSNMFMFRASLDLKLIFLDSRVAELTGYEPQDLIEKTLYHHVHGCDVFHLRYSHHLLLVKGQVTTKYYRLLSKHGGWVWVQSYATIVHNSRSSRPHCIVSVNYVLTDIEYKELQLSQDQSAASKSSFAYRTSITVSQDSRKQLKSKSVKLKTKLKTAPYPQQYSAFHTDKLECSQTSNWKESPPYSSTPPQEHSCHSENSEVLHTPPYGLAFPYPYAHLTGESQVLGGKKQSLPSKVRQPQGSPCEVARHFLSTLQPRGEGRWNYANSCMARSTAKTHHHSQTISGSHHVPGPVANRRYSNEAISEGFSSCSTSRPNSRFKEEPYEHNAVGQNKIESRLHTPQQITKEERKMPFTLDPEETRSCNEKPFPESLMLNKSNCDPPKQLNQHLPMQAVFEQTRRLCMKASQYGHHGNHRALEQMNNADQETPKLIDQENADEQKMFMGLGMAEQAPYMSLNFHHVLAKHGSFQGPPYALAGHITENYSYRAEENNQYIYKNQSPASSSSPETHRETGIPHYIGTSVIITNER; this comes from the exons GGTTAGGAGACGCATGGGGGCAGCCGAGTCGCACGAGTCCCTTAGACAACATGGCTAAAGAACTGGGGTCCCACTTACTTCAG aCTTTAGACGGCTTTGTGTTTGTTGTAGCATCTGACGGCAAAATCATGTACATCTCAGAAACTGCCTCTGTCCATTTGGGTCTCTCCCAG GTTGAGTTGACTGGAAACAGTATTTACGAGTACATCCATCCCTCCGATCACGATGAGATGACCGCCGTTTTGACTGCTCACCAGCCCCTGCACCCTCATCTACTGCAAG AGTATGAAATGGAGCGGTCCTTCTTCCTCCGGATGAAGTGTGTCCTGGCCAAGAGGAATGCAGGCCTGACCAGTGGAGGCTACAAG GTCATTCACTGCAGTGGCTACCTGAAGATCCGGCAGTACCTGATGGACATGTCTCTCTATGACTCCTGCTACCAGATCGTGGGGCTGGTGGCTGTGGGGCACTCCTTGCCCCCCAGTGCCATCACTGAGATTAAACTGCACAGCAACATGTTCATGTTCAGAGCCAGCCTGGATCTCAAGCTCATATTCCTGGATTCAAG AGTAGCTGAATTAACTGGATATGAACCCCAGGACTTGATAGAGAAGACCTTGTACCACCATGTTCACGGATGTGATGTCTTCCATTTAAGATATTCCCATCACCTAC TGCTGGTGAAAGGTCAGGTCACCACCAAGTACTACAGGCTGCTGTCGAAGCACGGCGGCTGGGTGTGGGTCCAGAGCTATGCCACCATCGTACACAACAGCCGCTCATCCAGACCTCACTGTATAGTGAGCGTCAATTACGTCTTGAC GGATATCGAGTACAAGGAGCTCCAGCTCTCCCAAGATCAGTCTGCAGCCTCCAAGTCTTCATTCGCCTACAGGACCTCCATAACTGTCTCACAGGATTCACGCAAACAACTCAAATCCAAATCCGTTAAACTGAAAACGAAACTAAAAACGGCTCCCTACCCACAG CAATACAGTGCATTTCACACGGACAAACTGGAATGCAGCCAGACTAGTAACTGGAAGGAGAGCCCACCATATAGCAGCACCCCACCCCAAGAGCACAGCTGCCACTCAGAGAATAGCGAAGTGCTCCACACGCCCCCGTATGGCCTAGCCTTCCCCTACCCTTACGCACACCTCACTGGGGAATCTCAAGTGCTGGGTggaaagaagcagagccttccctCCAAGGTGAGACAACCCCAGGGATCTCCTTGTGAGGTGGCCAGGCACTTCCTGAGCACCCTGCAGCCCCGAGGAGAGGGCCGTTGGAACTATGCAAACTCCTGCATGGCTCGATCCACCGCAAAAACACATCACCACAGTCAGACAATCAGCGGATCTCACCACG ttccaGGGCCTGTGGCAAACAGAAGATACAGCAACGAAGCAATATCTGAAGGCTTTTCCAGCTGCTCAACCTCCAGACCTAACAGCAGGTTCAAGGAAGAACCTTATGAGCATAACGCGGTTGGCCAGAACAAAATTGAATCCAGGCTGCACACCCCTCAACAGATCACAAAAGAAGAACGCAAGATGCCGTTCACCCTTGACCCAGAAGAGACGCGTAGCTGCAATGAAAAGCCTTTCCCTGAGTCTCTCATGCTCAACAAGTCAAACTGTGACCCCCCAAAACAGCTGAACCAGCACCTGCCCATGCAGGCGGTATTCGAACAGACCAGGAGGCTCTGTATGAAAGCGTCTCAGTACGGGCACCATGGCAACCACAGAGCTTTGGAGCAAATGAACAATGCTGACCAGGAAACCCCAAAGCTAATTGACCAAGAGAATGCTGATGAGCAGAAGATGTTCATGGGCCTGGGGATGGCCGAGCAAGCCCCCTACATGTCTCTGAACTTCCATCACGTTTTAGCCAAGCATGGCTCCTTCCAGGGGCCACCGTATGCACTAGCGGGCCATATAACGGAAAATTACAGCTACCGAGCGGAAGAGAATAACcagtacatttacaaaaaccAAAGCCCTGCTTCTAGTTCTTCACCAGAGACCCACAGAGAAACAGGAATCCCACATTATATTGGGACATCTGTGATTATAACTAACGAAAGGTGA